The nucleotide window TCAGGACCCGAGTCGGAACAGACCCGGGCGGGCCGATCGGGAGCCCGACGAAGGCCTGCTCGTCGACTGTGCGCTGATTTCCGTCGACCGTGCGTCGATTCTCGTCGACTGTGCGTCGTCCTGCGTTGACTGTGCCCATCAGGCGCCCCCTGCGGTCTCGAGCGGTAGATACACGCGGCTCCCGGCCTCGGCGAACTCCGCCGACTTCGCCGCCATGCCCTCCGCGATCGTGCGGTCGATGTCCTCGGTGGTCACGAGACCGTGCTCCTCGGCGTAGGCGCGGACATCCGCCGAGATCCGCATCGAGCAGAACTTGGGGCCGCACATGGAACAGAAGTGGGCCGTCTTGGCCGGCTCGGCGGGCAGTGTCTCGTCGTGGAAGGCGCGGGCGGTGTCGGGATCGAGGGCGAGGTTGAACTGGTCGTTCCAGCGGAATTCGAAGCGCGCCTTGCTGAGTGCGTCGTCGCGTTCCTGCGCCCGCGGGTGCCCCTTGGCGAGGTCGGCGGAGTGCGCGGCGATCTTGTATGTGATCACGCCGACCTTGACGTCGTCGCGGTCCGGGAGGCCGGAGATGCTCTTTCGGTGTCACGTAGCAGAGCATCGCGGTGCCGGCCTGGGCGATCATCGCCGCACCGATCGCCGAGGTGATGTGGTCGTATGCGGGTGCGATGTCGGTGGCGAGGGGCCCCAGAGTGTAGAACGGCGCCTCCTCGCACAGCTCTTCCTCGAGGCGTACGTTCTCCGCGATCTTGTGCATGGGGACGTGCCCTGGTCCCTCGATCATGACCTGCACGCCATGGGATTTGGCGATCGTGGTCAGCTCGCCGAGGGTGCGGAGCTCGGCGAACTGCGCCTCGTCGTTGGCGTCGGCGATCGATCCCGGGCGTAGGCCGTCGCCGAGCGAGAACGTGATGTCGTAGCGGCGGAAGATCTCGCACAGCTCGTCGAAGTGGGTGTACAGGAACGACTCCCGGTGATGCGCCAGGCACCAGGCGGCCATGATCGAACCACCGCGGGAGACGATTCCGGTCACCCGCTCAGCGGTGAGCGGGACGTGGCGCAGCAGGACTCCGGCATGGACCGTCATGTAGTCGACGCCCTGCTCGGCCTGCTCGATCACGGTGTCGCGGTACAGCTCCCACGTGAGCGAGGCGGGATCGCCGTTGACCTTCTCGAGCGCCTGATAGACGGGTACCGTCCCGACGGGGACGGGCGAGTTGCGAATGATCCACTCTCGGGTGGTGTGGATGTCGGCGCCGGTCGAGAGGTCCATGATCGTGTCGGCGCCCCAGCGGGTCGCCCACACCATCTTCTCGACCTCGTCGGAAATCGAGCTGCGGACCGCCGAATTGCCGATGTTCGCATTGACTTTCACCGCGAAGCGCTTCCCGATGATCATCGGCTCGGACTCGGGATGACGATGGTTCGCCGGGATCACCGCCCGTCCGATCGCCACCTCGGAACGGACCAGTTCGGCGTCGACGCCCTCCCGGGCGGCGATGAACCGCATCTCGTCGGTGACGATCCCGGCGCGCGCCCAGGCCAGCTGGGTGCTCGCGCCGTCGATCGGCTCGGGCCGGTGCCAGCTGTCGCGGGTGGGTGCGAGGCCCTGCTCGACGTCGATGCGCGCCGACCGGTCGGTGTACGGGCCCGAGGTGTCGTAGACGTCCAGATGCTCGCCGTTGGTGAGGTGGATGCGACGCTGCGGTACACGCAGGTCGTGGACCGAGAGATAGTGCTTGGTGCTGCCCTCGATGGGACCGAGGGTCAGGAACCCGGAGTCGGCGGGTGCGCTGTCGGTGCGCGTGGCGGATACACGTGTGCCCATGGCGGTTCTCCCTACGCCGGCATTACCCGGACAGGTTCGAGCGGTCGGCGACCGCCCGTCGCCATCTCAGCCCTCGGTGATCGTGAGAGCCCCCGCGGTGTGTAGTTGTCGTGCGCCCGTCACCATACCTCGACTCGCCCGGAGCCAGGCCCGGGGCGGGAGTGAACCGTCTCGATCTTCGGCGGCAGCGCCATCGGGGTCGGCAGTTACGGTTCCGTAAGGTAGCGTGTGACCCTGATCACAGATGGTGTCGGTGTCGAGCCGCGGCAGTCGCCCGTCGGTGATCAGATGTCCGCGATCAAGAGGTGAGGAGGGTCGGGTGCTACGTAAGCATCGTCAGCGACCACCACAGTCGGCGAAGTCGATCCTGCAACAGATCTCGCAGGTGGTGCACAACCCCGACCGCGACCGATTCGAACTCTGGGTCGCCGGTGACCTGGTCGGTGTGCTCGGCTATTCGACCGAGACGGTCGACGGTCAGACCACGATCACCGTGCTGCACACCGTGCTCTACGACGAGTACAGCGGACACGGCCTCGCCACCCGGCTCACCCGCACCGTCGTGCACCATGCCCGCGAGCAGGGCGCCCGCCTGCGGCCGGTGTGCACGTTCACCAAGCGCTACCTCGACAGCCATCCCGGGATCGTGACGCTCGCCCCGGTGTGATCGAGCGTCGGAGGGCCGTCTGCGTCCTTCGTGGCTCGTCGCCGGACCCTTCGTGACGCGCCCTCCGCAAGCTCCGGGCGCTCCTCAGGGGGCGGGGGGTCGTGCGCCTCGCTCCTCAGAGAGCGGGCGGGCCGGCGAGCAGTGTCTCGCGAAGTACCTTTTTGTCGATCTTGCCGACCGCGGTGACCGGGAGTGTGGTCACGACGCGGATCACGTCCGGCAGCTTGAACGACGCGAGTCCGCGGCCGGTGAGGAACGTCCGGATCGTGGCGAGTTCGAGCGGCTGGGCCGGCGGGTGCTCGTGTGAGAGCACCACGGCGGCGCAGATCTTCTCACCGAGCGCGTCGTCGGGGAGTCCGACCACAGCGACCTGCCGGACCGAGTCGTGCGCGAGGAGGTTCTCCTCGACGTCGTCCGCGGCGACGTTCTCGCCGGCGCGCACGATGGTGTCCTTGATGCGCCCGGTCACGGCGACGTGGCCCGACGCCAGTCTCGTGACCTTGTCGCCGGACCGATAGAACCCGTCCGGCGTGAACGACTTCTCGTTGTGCGCCGCGGCGCGGTAGTACCCGCGGATCGTGTACGGCCCCCGCACGAGCAGTTCCCCTTCGACGCCGTCGGGGACGTCGGCGCCGTCTTCGTCGACCACCCGCACCTCGTCGAGTTCCGACATCGGGGAACCCTGCACCTGATGGACCAGGTCGCGCGGTTCGCCGGGACGGGTGTAGCAGATCAGCCCTTCGGCCATGCCGAACACCTGCTGGACGACGTCGCCGAGGGCCTCGTCGAGGGCGACCGCATCGGGCTGGGCCAGTTTGGCGCCACCCACCTGCAGCAGGCGTAGCGAACTGACATCCGCCGGCTCCCACTCGGTTGCCGCGCACCAGAGTTGCGCCAGGGCGGGAACGAGTGCCGTCACGGTGACTCGGTGCCGTTCGATGAGGTCGAACGTGTTGTCCGGACTGGGGTTGTCGGCGAAGACGACATGACCCCCGACGCCGAACACGCCGAGGATCCCGGGGCAGCACAAGGGGAAGTTGTGTGCGGCGGGCAGCGCGACGAGGTAGGTGTCGTCGGCGGTGAGGCCGGCGACGTCAGCCGACAGGCGCGCGTTGAGGTCGTAATCGTCGTGCGTGCGCGCGATGAGCTTCGGCAGGCCGGTGGTACCCCCCGACACCAGGAACAGGGCCGGCAATCCGGGGTCGGGGTCGGCCGGCAGCCCGACGGTGGCGGGATCGGCGTCGGGGAGCGCCGCGAATCGGCCCGGATCGCCGGAGATGAAGACCTGTGCGACCTCGGGTACCCGCGACTGCAGTTCGGCCGCGAGGTCGCGGAAGTCGAATCCACGACGACCGTCCTCGCCGATGTAGGCGACCGCCCCCGCGCCCGCCGCGAGGTGCGCGATCTCGGTGATCCGATGCGCGGGCAGTGTCATCACCGGCACGACGCCTGCGCGCAGCAGGCCGAACAGCGTCACGGCGAAGTCGAGGGAGTTGTTGAGCTGCAGTACGACCCGTTGGGCCGGCTGCAGACCGGCGTCGACGAAACCGGCGGCGCGGCGGAGGGTGGCGGCGCGGAACTCGGCGTAGGTGAGCGTGCGCGGACCGTCGGTGGAGGCATCGGTCACCGCGGGAACATCGGGGGAGCGCTCGGCGGCGAGGTCGAGGGCCGCGAACAGCGGGCGGTCGAGGAAGACACCCGCATCCCGGTACTTCTGTGCCTGGGCGTCGGCGTAAGGGGTGAAACCGTCGAGCAGATCGGGCACGTGGTCGAGGTGCGTCGGCATGAGTTCATTCAAACACAGCCAGGATAGGGTAACCTTACCGGTCGATACGGGACGGTGAACCGGCTCTCGACCCGCGGGGGGTTGTTTGATTAGGCTGCCCTAAGATTCCCTAAGATCATCGGTGCTCGAGTGCATCACGACCGGAGGAACGAAGGACATGTCGCTGACAACCGAATCGCACGCCGCGCAGTTCGTCGACCTGCTCGCGCCTGCCTCGCCGCTGAGCGAGTCCGATGCCGCACGGATCACGGCGGCCTGGGCGGGCTCCGGGGAGTTCGGCGACCACGTCGTCTACGAGCGTGACCGGCGCTGGACGTTCGCGGCCGGTGTCCGTGCTCGGGTGGTCGTCACGCGGAGCGAGGTCATCGTCGACGACCAGGGTGATCGGACGACGACGTCCTGGCACGGCGACCCGGCCGACGCGCTCGCCGCCGCCACCGCGTCGCTGTCGATTCCGGACTGGCGCGTCTACGGCTGGGTCGGTTTCGACTTCTGCGCGCCCTACCACGGCATCCTCGACCGTGTCCCCGAGGGCACCGTCCTCGCGCACCTCATCGTCCCCGAGTTCGAGGCGACCGTCGATGCCGGCGGAGTCGACACCGGGTCCGTCGACGCCGACCGCGCCCACCGTCTTCTCGAGATAGCCTCGCAGGCAACCGTTTCGGCGGAGTCGCGACCGGTCGATGTCCAGTCCGACCCCGACGACTACCGCGGCCGGGTGGCGACCGCTGTCGCCGAGATAGAAGCCGGCCGGTACCAGAAGGTGATCCTCTCGCGCGCCGTCGACATCCCGTTCGACGTGGACATCCCCGCGACCTACGCCCGCGGCCGTGCCGACAACAACCCCGCCCGCAGTTACCTGCTCTCGCTCGGCGACCTGCAGGCCGCCGGGTTCAGTCCCGAACTCGTCGTCGCGGTGCACGACGACCGGACCGTGGTCACCGAACCGCTGGCCGGCACAAGGGCTTTCGGGATCTCGCCCGAGCAGGACGCCGCGGCCCGCGCCGACCTGCTGTCCGATGCCAAGGAGATCGCCGAGCACGCCATGTCGGTGCGGGCCTGCTTCGACGAGATCTCCTCGATCGCCGTTGCCGGCACGACGGTGGTGAGCGAGTTCATGGAGGTCCGCGAACGCGGCAGTGTCCAGCACCTGGCATCGACCGTGCGCGGAACCCTCCTCGACCACGAAACACCCTGGCGCGCACTCGAGGTCGTGTTTCCGTCGATCACCGCTTCGGGGATTCCCAAGACCCCGGCCGTGGAGGCGATCGACCGTCTGGAGCCCCGTCGTCGTGGTCTCTACTCCGGCGCGATCCTCACCGCGGCGTCGACCGGCGAGCTCGAGGCGACCCTCGCGCTGCGCACCATCTTCGCCTCTGGAGACGGTGCGTGGCTGCGTGCTGGTGCCGGGATCGTCGCGCAGTCCACGCCGGAGCGCGAGTTCACCGAGACCTGCGAGAAGCTCGGCAGCGTCGCCCCGTACGTGGTCCCGCGCTGATCACCCGATACTTTCGACCGAACACCCCCATCTCAGGAGTCACCACATGTCCGACCACATCACCGAAGCCCTGCGCGGCATCCTCGAAGAAGACCTCGACCTCGCGCTCGGCGACGTCAGCCGCGACTCGAAGCTGATCGACGACCTGGGGCTGGACTCGGTGGCGTTCGCCATCGGCGTGGTGGCGATCGAGGAACGTCTCGGGGTGAAGCTCTCGGAGCGGGAGCTCTTCGAGTCCAAGACCGTCGGCGATCTGGAGGACCTCATCCGGTCGAAGGCCGGCACCCCGGCCTGAGAGGACGCAGAGCCGACATGAGTGTGGACACGCCAGTGCAGACGTACGCCGAACTGCTCGACGCCGCGTTCGACGATCGGGTGACGTCGTGGACGGCGCAGGCCGAACGGGATCACCGGTTTCCCCGGCCCCTTCTCGAACATCTCGGTGCCGAAGGTGTCTTCGTCCGGAAGTGGGAGGACCGCAAGTTCACCGACCTGCACGACCACTTCGCGCTCGGTGCCCACCTCGGTGCTCTCGGTTCCGCGGCGATCGGGGTGGGGGTCAGCCTGCACGACTCCGCCATCGCCATCCTCCGCCGCTTCGGCCGCAACGACTACCTCAAAGACCTGGCCCAGCGTGCGCTGACCGCCGAGACCGTGCTGTGTATCGGCGCCTCCGAGGAGCAGGGCGGCTCGGATCTGCAGAACTCCGAGACCCGGATCCATCCGGAGACCGGCGGCTTCCGCGTCGTCGGACACAAGAAGTTCGTGTCGCTCTCACCGATCGCGGACCACGTCTTCGTGGTCTGCCGTGGCGCCGACGACGGTCCTGATGTCGGTGGCAACGTGGCCCTGGCCGCGGTGCCCATCGAGTCGGTGACGGTCGGCGAGCCGTACCAGAAGCTCGGCGCCGGGCCCCTCGACACCGCTCCGGTCACGATCGACGCCTGGATTCCGGAAGAGGCGCTGATCGCCCGACCGGGAACCGGCCTGGCGATCATCAGCTGGGGACTGGCGCACGAGCGGTACTCGGTGGCCGCCCAGATCGCCGCCGCGTGCGAGGTGATGATCGGCGTGACGCTCGCGCGGATGATGGATCGCACCCAGTTCGGCAAGAAACTCTACGACCACCAGGCGCTGCGCCTGCGCGTCGCCGATCTGCAGGCCAGGGTCGACGTCCTGCGGTACTCGCTCGCCGGTGTCGCGGCCGAGGGCAAGATCAACCTGCGCACCGCCGCGGCGCTGAAGGCGACGGCCGCCAATCTCGGTGAGGAGGTCGCGTCGGAGTGCCTGCACATCTTCGGCGGGATCGGCTACCTCGAGACCGAGACCCCGATCGGCCGTTGGTGGCGGGACATGAAACTGGCCCGCGTCGGCGGCGGCACCGACGAGGTGCTGTGGGAACTCGTCGCCGCGGCGATGAAACCCGACACCGAGCGATACCAGGCCATGTTCGCCGACTCGGAACTCCTCGGCGCCCGCTCGCCCGCGTCCTGAAGCACTTCGAGACATCCCTCCCACCCAGGCGGTCCCCACATGAACAGCCCAGCCAGTCAGGCACCGGTCGACGCGCGCGTGACCGAACTCGCGCCTCCCGATCACACCTACCTGCACATGGACAAGGCCAGTGCGCCGATGCACTGGTCGATGATCCTGCAGCTCGAGGGGGACGGCGACCTGCTCGGCCTCGACGAGGTGCGGGCGCGCGTGCGAGAGCGGGCCGGGCTGTTCGAGATCTTCCGGCTGGGAATCCGCAACGGCCGCTGGCGCAAGCCCGAGGTGGTCCTCGCGGACGACAGCTGGGACGCGGGCGAACACGTGACCGAGTTCGGGTTCACCGATCGAGCGCACCTGCGACGACGGGTGACGAAGCTCCTGGAGTCGCCCCTGCCGCGCCCGCGCCCGTTCTGGGACATCACGCTGTTCACCCCGTCGGCCGGTGCCGAGGGCGTCGGACAGTGGGTGCTGCTGCGAGTGCACCACAGCGTCTCCGACGGGATAGCGGGAGCGGCGTTCGCCGCGCTTCTCGCCGACGGTGAGCCCGAGGACCTGGCGGAGTTCGAGCGATTCGCCACCAGCCCTCGTTTCCGGATCAGCGGCATCGACCCCGACGAACTCGCCGAGGCGAAGGCCGCCTACGGCGATCAGCATGCAGCGGGTGGCGGCAAGAAGCGGGCGTGGCCGGCGCTGACCAAGTCGGGCACGCGTGAGTACGCCCTGCACACCGCGTCGACCCGGACCCTGCGCAAGGCGGCCAAGCGCAACGACGCGACGGTCCACGAGTTCCTACTCGCCGCCATCGGCCGAGCACTCAGCCTCAACCCGCCGGCGGACTCGCAGGCCGACGTCATCCGCGTGACGCTGCCCGTGACCCTCGACGACGAGTTCCGGCACACCGGCAACGCGGTGTCCGTCGCGCTGCTGAACCTCCACGGCAACGAGCCCGACCTCGCGCGCCAGATCGAGCGTGCGCGAAGCGAACTCGAGACGATCGCGAAACGCAAGCCGCAGTTGTATCTGGCCGCCGCCGACGATCTGCCGCGCGCTCCGCTGTGGGGTCTGCAGCGCGCGATCGTGAACGCGTCGATGGCACACATGCACCCCGACATCCACATCGGCATCAACCCCGGATTCTCACGGGTCAGGTCGGTGCTGGGGAAGTCGATCGTCACCCTGACGCCGCTGTCGCCGCTGGCGGGCTACTCGTTGTCGGTGACCACATTGATCCTCGGACACACCACCACGTTCGGCATCGTCGCCGACGCGCAGGCGCTACCCGGCTACACCGATCGGTTCGTGGCAGCGCTCGACGACGTGCTTCGGGAGGCCCACCCGTCGACCTGACGGGAGGGCGAGCTTAGGCTTGCCTTGTAATCCGGTGTCCGGGGCCTGCAATATACAGGGTGGCCGTCGGCTCGGCGGGGGCGAAGACATACACGGAGAAAGATCAACATGAGCAACGACGTCAACTACCAGGACCCGTCCGGGGTCGATTACCAGTCGGGGGTCGACTACAGCGAGCCGGCCGCGGAGTCCTCGCGCCGATCGGGCGGGGTCAGCATCCCGACCGTGCTGGCGTCGGCAGGCGTCGCCGCCATCATCTCCGCGATCGTGGTCACGATCGGCGTGGTGGGCATCGTCGTGAGTGAGCGTGGTGACTCCACGAGCGCCGCGCAGCCGACCGTCGTCAACCTCGGTGCCGCGCAGACCGCGCTCCCGCAGCAGGGCATCGCGGGTCAGCAACCGGGTGCCGTTCCCGGCCAGCCCGCCCCCGCCGGGGCGCCGGCCGGAGCGCCGGCGGCGGCCCCGACCGAGAACGTGCCCGAGGGTGGCGGCGCGATCGGCGGACCGGTCGGTCCGCCCGGCGAGGGCGCCGCACCCGCACCGGCACCGGGTCAGGCCCCGGCACCGGCGCCGGGCACCACTGTGGCGCCACAGCAGCCCGTCGCCGCCGCGCCGACTGCGCTCACCCCGGGCCAGCTCAACACCAAGGTCCGGATCGTCATGAACGCCAACGGCAGCCGCGCCGCGCGTGCCGCCGAACTCGAAGGCGGCGAGCGTGCGCTTCGCCAGATCGACCTCGTCTCCCGCGCGATCACGACCTACGGCAACGTCGGGCTCAGCTACCAGATGGTCGGACCCGTCCAGGTCAGTGGCACGACCCTGACCGCACCGCTCCAGATCAGCGTGGTCGGCCGCGGTAGCCAGAACCGCTCGATGACCTTCGTGTGGAGCGGCAACAAGTGGAAGCTGTCCAACCGAAGCGTCTGCGCCATCGCGGGATTCGTCCTGCTGCCCTGCTCGCTCT belongs to Gordonia sp. KTR9 and includes:
- a CDS encoding salicylate synthase — its product is MSLTTESHAAQFVDLLAPASPLSESDAARITAAWAGSGEFGDHVVYERDRRWTFAAGVRARVVVTRSEVIVDDQGDRTTTSWHGDPADALAAATASLSIPDWRVYGWVGFDFCAPYHGILDRVPEGTVLAHLIVPEFEATVDAGGVDTGSVDADRAHRLLEIASQATVSAESRPVDVQSDPDDYRGRVATAVAEIEAGRYQKVILSRAVDIPFDVDIPATYARGRADNNPARSYLLSLGDLQAAGFSPELVVAVHDDRTVVTEPLAGTRAFGISPEQDAAARADLLSDAKEIAEHAMSVRACFDEISSIAVAGTTVVSEFMEVRERGSVQHLASTVRGTLLDHETPWRALEVVFPSITASGIPKTPAVEAIDRLEPRRRGLYSGAILTAASTGELEATLALRTIFASGDGAWLRAGAGIVAQSTPEREFTETCEKLGSVAPYVVPR
- a CDS encoding acyl carrier protein translates to MSDHITEALRGILEEDLDLALGDVSRDSKLIDDLGLDSVAFAIGVVAIEERLGVKLSERELFESKTVGDLEDLIRSKAGTPA
- a CDS encoding acyl-CoA dehydrogenase family protein — protein: MSVDTPVQTYAELLDAAFDDRVTSWTAQAERDHRFPRPLLEHLGAEGVFVRKWEDRKFTDLHDHFALGAHLGALGSAAIGVGVSLHDSAIAILRRFGRNDYLKDLAQRALTAETVLCIGASEEQGGSDLQNSETRIHPETGGFRVVGHKKFVSLSPIADHVFVVCRGADDGPDVGGNVALAAVPIESVTVGEPYQKLGAGPLDTAPVTIDAWIPEEALIARPGTGLAIISWGLAHERYSVAAQIAAACEVMIGVTLARMMDRTQFGKKLYDHQALRLRVADLQARVDVLRYSLAGVAAEGKINLRTAAALKATAANLGEEVASECLHIFGGIGYLETETPIGRWWRDMKLARVGGGTDEVLWELVAAAMKPDTERYQAMFADSELLGARSPAS
- a CDS encoding wax ester/triacylglycerol synthase domain-containing protein, yielding MNSPASQAPVDARVTELAPPDHTYLHMDKASAPMHWSMILQLEGDGDLLGLDEVRARVRERAGLFEIFRLGIRNGRWRKPEVVLADDSWDAGEHVTEFGFTDRAHLRRRVTKLLESPLPRPRPFWDITLFTPSAGAEGVGQWVLLRVHHSVSDGIAGAAFAALLADGEPEDLAEFERFATSPRFRISGIDPDELAEAKAAYGDQHAAGGGKKRAWPALTKSGTREYALHTASTRTLRKAAKRNDATVHEFLLAAIGRALSLNPPADSQADVIRVTLPVTLDDEFRHTGNAVSVALLNLHGNEPDLARQIERARSELETIAKRKPQLYLAAADDLPRAPLWGLQRAIVNASMAHMHPDIHIGINPGFSRVRSVLGKSIVTLTPLSPLAGYSLSVTTLILGHTTTFGIVADAQALPGYTDRFVAALDDVLREAHPST
- a CDS encoding (2,3-dihydroxybenzoyl)adenylate synthase, which gives rise to MPTHLDHVPDLLDGFTPYADAQAQKYRDAGVFLDRPLFAALDLAAERSPDVPAVTDASTDGPRTLTYAEFRAATLRRAAGFVDAGLQPAQRVVLQLNNSLDFAVTLFGLLRAGVVPVMTLPAHRITEIAHLAAGAGAVAYIGEDGRRGFDFRDLAAELQSRVPEVAQVFISGDPGRFAALPDADPATVGLPADPDPGLPALFLVSGGTTGLPKLIARTHDDYDLNARLSADVAGLTADDTYLVALPAAHNFPLCCPGILGVFGVGGHVVFADNPSPDNTFDLIERHRVTVTALVPALAQLWCAATEWEPADVSSLRLLQVGGAKLAQPDAVALDEALGDVVQQVFGMAEGLICYTRPGEPRDLVHQVQGSPMSELDEVRVVDEDGADVPDGVEGELLVRGPYTIRGYYRAAAHNEKSFTPDGFYRSGDKVTRLASGHVAVTGRIKDTIVRAGENVAADDVEENLLAHDSVRQVAVVGLPDDALGEKICAAVVLSHEHPPAQPLELATIRTFLTGRGLASFKLPDVIRVVTTLPVTAVGKIDKKVLRETLLAGPPAL
- a CDS encoding GNAT family N-acetyltransferase; protein product: MLRKHRQRPPQSAKSILQQISQVVHNPDRDRFELWVAGDLVGVLGYSTETVDGQTTITVLHTVLYDEYSGHGLATRLTRTVVHHAREQGARLRPVCTFTKRYLDSHPGIVTLAPV